The Ciona intestinalis chromosome 13, KH, whole genome shotgun sequence genome has a segment encoding these proteins:
- the LOC100177135 gene encoding retinaldehyde-binding protein 1, giving the protein MADVPVMAKFLTNKSIEKAKIELGESKGIKEDALQKLRERISATNDDTKRGLLLRKHSEADDSFLLRFLRTRKFDPEKAYELLQAYDHYHKKYPDVVSPIRKDEVRQRMEMAQPGVLPYRDHEGRVVFLFKIKDWKPETYPFWKVVQTYIYLIEHLLKSEETQINGIVIIENFEDYSFRQMAAVGISDYKKMIGMLQGAFPLRFKGVHFLGQPEFFVKVYALIKKCINSKLLQRVHLHGRTLDAFHKEFPADIIPSDFGGTAPPYDGHAAANLILGDANE; this is encoded by the exons atgGCAGATGTACCAGTAATGGCAAAGTTCTTAACAAATAAAAGCATTGAAAAG GCAAAAATTGAACTGGGCGAATCCAAAGGCATAAAAGAAGACGCCCTACAAAAGTTGCGTGAAAGAATTTCCGCCAC AAATGACGACACAAAACGTGGCTTACTATTACGTAAACACAGCGAAGCAGACGACAGTTTTCTGTTACGTTTTCTTCGAACACGAAAATTCGATCCAGAAAAAGCGTACGAGCTTTTGCAAG CATACGACCACTACCACAAGAAATACCCAGACGTGGTAAGCCCTATTAGAAAAGATGAAGTGAGACAGCGAATGGAAATGGCCCAACCTGGCGTACTACCATATCGTGACCATGAg GGCAGAGTCGTTTTCTTATTCAAGATAAAAGATTGGAAACCAGAGACTTACCCGTTTTGGAAG GTTGTCCagacttatatatatttgatcgaacatttattaaaaagcgaggAGACGCAAATTAACGGTATTGTAATCATTGAAAATTTCGAAGATTATTCTTTCCGGCAGATGGCGGCAGTGGGTATTTCAGACTATAAGAAAATGATTGGAATGTTACAg ggCGCTTTCCCGTTGCGTTTTAAAGGAGTTCATTTTCTTGGACAGCCAGAGTTTTTCGTTAAAGTTTACGCTCTGATAAAGAAATGCATTAACAGCAAGCTGCTTCAACGC GTACATTTGCACGGTCGTACTTTAGACGCTTTTCATAAAGAATTCCCAGCCGATATTATACCTTCTGATTTCGGTGGTACAGCGCCACCATACGATGGCCACGCAGCGGCCAATTTGATCCTAGGTGACGCTAACGAGTAA